The DNA sequence TGTTTACCAAACCGTGCCAGACTTGGTGACGTTTGGTAAAGTTATCGGTGGAGGAATGCCTGTGGGTGCGTTTGGTGGACGTGCTGAAATCATGGATAAACTCTCCCCAGATGGTCCCGTATACCAAGCAGGTACACTCAGTGGAAATCCTGTAGCGATGGCGGCGGGACTTGCTTCTTTGGAGCAAATTATTGATGAGTCTGATTTATATATAAGACTAGAGAAAAAAGCGAAAAGACTTGTTGAAGGGCTTAGAGATGCGGCTGCAATTTCGGGCATTACCCTTCAAGTAGGCGCTATTGGCTCAATGTTTGGCTTCTTCTTTAATGAAAAACCTGTGAAAAATTTTGATGATGCCCTAAAAAGCAATACAACATGTTTTGCCGCCTTTCATCAAGGTATGTTGAGTGAAGGTTTTTACTTTGCATGCTCGCAGTTTGAAACAGGCTTTATTAGTGATGCCATGAGCGATGAAATGATTGAAGATACCATCGAAGCGGCAATAAAAGTATTTGAAGAGATAGCATGAGCGAAGAGAAAAAACCAAAATACGGTAAACTCATTGAAGGTGCTGAACAGCTCTCATTAGGTATTTCTATTGTCGTCGCTGTTTTGATTGGTATTGGTGTTGGAATGCTTATGAGCAACTGGTTTAATACACCATGGCTTCTATGGGTCGGTGTTTTTTGGGGCGTTGGTGGAGCGATCCTCAATGTCTATAAAGCTTACCAAAAAAATGTTGCTTCCTTGGATGAACTCAAAGATGATGTAAGGTATAAAAAATACCAACAACCCAAAGATGATGATGAAGATGAAGACGACAAGTAGGCTTTTGCGCTTTTACCTCATGGGTGATGTTCTTGTCATTCTTCTCTCTTTGGTGCAAGGCGGAGATTGGCTACTCAACACGCAAATAGCTTTTGCATGTTCACTGCTCATCACAATGGCATCGTTTCGCTCGTATCATACATTTGTTCAAAGACGAGTCGATGCAGGACTCATTCCCAATGATAAATTTGACAAGTATTATGAAGATGACAAAGAAGATGATGAGGATGATGAAAAAGAGAGCGTTGCTCCAAGAGTCTCTAAAATAGGCTTTAAACAGAGCTTTCAAAATCTTGCTTTAAGCTATAAAAGTGCGCTTTCACTGTATCGTATCCTCTCGTATGGCGTACTTTTCTTGGCGGTGCTTTTTTTAATTCGCCATGATAACTTGGATGCGATGGCATTTTTTGTGGGACTCAGTGTGGTGCCACTTTCGAGCTTTTTATCTGTTTTTTTTGTTAAAAAGGGTTTGAATGAAACGAATGAGTAATGAAGAAGCCTTACGTCTGATTCGTGAGGTAGACCTTAATACATTAGGGGAAATGGCGTTGAAGCGAAAAATGGAGCTTCACCCTGAAAATTTGACCACGTTTGTTGTTGATCGCAATATAAACTATACCAATGTTTGCTGGGTTGATTGTAAATTTTGCGCTTTTTATCGTCACCATAAAGAAGATGAATCTTATGTGCTCTCTTTTGAAGAAATTGGTCAAAAGATTGAGGAATTGATCGAGATTGGTGGAACGCAAATTCTTTTCCAAGGCGGCGTTCATCCAAAGCTTAAAATCGAATGGTATGAAGAGCTCGTAGAGTGGATTAGTACGAATTACCCTAGCATTACCATTCATGGATTTTCAGCCATTGAAATTGATTACATCGCTAAAATCTCAAAGATCAGCTACCAAGAGGTTCTGTTGCGTCTTCAGAAAAAAGGACTTTACAGCATACCAGGAGCAGGAGCTGAGATACTGAGTGACCGTGTCCGTGACATCATAGCCCCTAAAAAATTAGGGACTGAAGAGTGGCTGGGTGTGCATAGAGCCGCCCATAAAATCGGTATGCGTTCAACGGCTACAATGATGTTTGGAACCTTAGAGAGTGATGAAGAGATCATTGAGCATTGGGAAAAAATCAGAGAGCTTCAAGATGAGACAGACGGCTTTAGAGCGTTTATCATGTGGAGTTTTCAAAGCGACCATACCAAGCTCAAAGAAGAACATCCTGAAATCAAAAAGCAGTCATCAAATCGTTACCTCAGGCTTTTAGCCGTCAGTCGTTTATACCTCGATAATTTTAAAAACATCCAAAGCTCATGGGTGACGCAAGGCAGCTACATCGGTCAGCTTGCCCTCATGTTTGGAGCAAACGATCTAGGCAGTACGATGATGGAAGAGAACGTCGTCAAAGCAGCAGGAGCAGCAAACCGCATGAATCAAGCGGAGATGATTAAACTCATCAAAGACATCGGTTCTATCCCTGCCAAACGCGATACTTCGTACACGATATTGGAGAAGTTCGCATGAAAAGAGTATTTTTTACAATAATGATTTTGTTACAAGGAGTATTAGTGAGTCAAGAGATTAGTCAAATCAATGTCAATGGTGTGGAAATTCCTATCGTATTTGAAAAGGATGCCTCACTTCCTCTGGCTTCGATACAACTTGTGGTTAAAAATGCGGGTAGCATGGAAGATGCGCATAATGAAGGTGTTGCCAAATTTTTAGCAGCAATGCTGGGCGAAGGTACCAAAGAGATGGGTGCAACGGCATTTGCAGAAGAGCTTGAATTTCGTGCCATTAGTCTAGGTGCTCACAGCGGTGTTGAAACCCTTGTCTTTGAAGCATCTGCCCTAAAAGAGCAGTTCCCTTATGCTATGGATATGCTTAAAAAATTGCTTAAAAGTCCGAACTTTACCAAAGAGAGCTTCGATAAAATCAAGCTTCTAACCCTTGGAATGCTTTCCAATAAAGAGAGTGATTTTGACTACATCGCCAATCTCAATTTGCAAAAACTCATTTTTGAAAATACGCCATTTGCCCATGCGTACAGTGGCGATGTGAAAAGCATTAAAGCACTTAAACTGAAAGATGTTGAGAATTTTTACAAAGAACATGTGAATTTGGAGAGTCTTATCATCGTTGCGGGTGGCGATATAGAACTCGAAGAGGTGAAGAAACTGCTTCTTCCGGTGTTGGCTGAAATCAAACATGGAAAACGCCGTGACATGGCTTACTTTGATGCTAATAAAAATGCAAAAGAGCTGATTGTTTCTAAAGAGAGCGAACAAGCGTACATCTATTTTGGTGCTCCTTTTTACATGAAAAGTGGTGATGAAGAGGCGTATAAGGCCAAAGTAGCAAGTTTCATTTTAGGAGAGAGTGGTTTTGGAAGTCGTTTGATGGAAGAGGTGCGCGTGAAGCGAGGTTTGGCATATTCAAGTTATAGTCGAACGAGCATAGGTAAATCAAACAGTAGTTTTACAGGACATCTTCAAACGAAAAATGAGAATTTGGATGAAGCTAAAAAAGTGGTTGCCGCTGAAATTAAACGTTTTGTGGATGAGGGCGTTACAGAAGATGAACTTGCTCAAGCAAAACGCTTTTTACTTGGGAGCGAGCCACTTCGCAATGAAACGCTTTCTCAGCGTCTTTCTCGCGCATTTTTTGAGTATTATGGTGGATTTGAGTTGGGACATTCTAAAAAGCAGTTAGAGAAAATCGAGAAATTAAGCCTTGAAGAGCTTAACCGTTTCATTAAAAAACACGATGAGATCACAGCCCTTAGCTTTTCGGTAGTCACGAAACGTGAAAAACCTTGATCTTGATCCGATCGATAAGGAACGCTTTAAAAAAATAGGGGTAGTAACGCTACTGGATTTAGCGCTACTCCTCCCTCATTCTTATGAAAACACAACCCTTTCTCCCACACCGCTTTTAGAGCAAATCAACACCTTACATGTAAAGGTGATTTCGCTCAAACAAAGCCCTAAAGTTTTTCAAATTCTCTTTTATGTTGAGGCATGGAAAACGCATCTTGACGGTGTCATTTTTGCGGCAAAACCTTACCATAAAACACTCTTTAAAGTGGGGAATGAGCTTTATATTAACGGGAAAGTGCAGTACAATGGTGGCAGGATGCAGATGGTACAGCCTAAAATTGTGACAACCATCAACACCTTAATACCAAAGTATAAAACAACCCTTCAAAACAAAACGGTTATAGCTTTGATGGAGTGTTATCTCACCCTTGATGCACTCTTAAATGAGGGCTTACATGTAAAAGAAGCCGAGAGTATTTTAAGCTTGCATAGACCTAGTGCCAAAGAGGCAAGTACCATAAGCAGTTTTGGTTACTCGGAATCCATACAAAAAGTGTTGAAATATGTCGAAATTCATAACTACCTCAAAAAACTCTCTGGTAAAAAGGTGAGTTTTCCCTCTTGTGCAAAACTTGATGGCGATGAAAAACCGTTCATCGCCTCGCTTCCTTTTACGTTAACGACCGATCAGCAAAAAGTCATTGGTGAGATCAAAAATGATTTTTTAAGTGAAAATGCTGCCAAGCGTGTCATTATGGGTGATGTTGGCTGTGGTAAAACCATGGTTATCTTGGCATCAGTTATGATGGCGTATCCTAAAAAATCTGTTTTGATGGCACCAACCACCGTACTTGCCAACCAACTTTTTGAAGAGGCAAAGAAGTTTTTGCCTTTACATGTAAAGAGTATTTTAGTGACACAAGAGGCAGAGAGTAAAGATCCTTTAGAGAATTTTGATTTTATTATCGGCACACATGCTCTTTTGTATAGGGAACTTCCAGAGTGTGCGCTTGTGATGGTCGATGAACAACATCGCTTTGGTACGAAACAAAGAGCACTCCTTTCAGCACTTGTTTCAAAACAGGCGTGGCATCCGCATTACTTACAGTTCTCAGCGACGCCGATTCCAAGAACTCTGAGCATGATTCAGTCTTCCTTGGTTGATTTTTCATTTATTAAAATGCTTCCATTTCCAAAAGACATTACCACCAAAGTGATTGTCAAAAAAGATTTTAAAGCGTTGGTTGAGCATCTCAAAAGTGAAATTGCACACAATCATCAGTGTATTATCGTCTATCCTTTGGTGGAAGAGAGTGAGATGGTGAACTACCAGTCCATTGATGAAGGGCGTGGTTTTTGGGAGAAAAATTTTGAGAAAGTCTATGTAACGTATGGGAAAGATAAAAACAAAGAAGAGATATTAAAAGCCTTTAAAGAGGAGGGCAATTTGCTCATCTCTACGACAGTGGTCGAAGTGGGTATATCGCTTCCAAGGCTTTCAACCATCGTTATCGTCGGTGCAGAACGATTAGGGCTCGCTAGTTTGCATCAACTTCGTGGACGCGTAAGTCGAAATGGTTTAAAAGGATACTGTTACCTTTATACCAATTTAGCCAAAAGCGAGAGGCTTGAAAAGTTTAGTCAAACGCTTGATGGTTTTGAGATCGCGGAGCTTGATTTACAGTACCGCCAAGGTGGTGATGTGGTGGAAGGAAGCATCCAAAGCGGTAAAAAGCTGGTTTGGTTTGAAATGGGTAGCGATGAGGAAATTTTAAAAGAGGCGAAAAGCAGAATAGAGGAGGCTAAAAGCCTCCCCAAAGCTTAGGTTTAATAAAGTCCGAATCTTCCATCGGTTTTTTTATACATAACGCGGAATTTATCTTCCATATCGTGGAAAACGATAAATTGTCTATCTGAGGCTTTGAGTTCATTCATAGCATCTTCAACCTCGACAGGTTTATAGCTGTTAAGACGCATTGGAACGATCTCATCATCACTTCCTTCAGCATTCTCGACAACTTCAGGTACAGCAACAATACCTTCAATTGGTTTATGGGTATTAATTTTATCGTGGTGACGTCTAAGCACTTTTTTTGCTCGTTCAATCGCAAGATCTACCGCAGCATAAACATCTTTATCTTTTTGTTGAATAACAACGGTGTTTTTATGTGCCATGTTAATAGCAAATTCGACATTAAAGCCTTTTTTGCCATTTTTTTCATCCGCTGAGATCACAGTACGCACAGAGATAATGTCCAAATTGTATTTGCCAAGAGCATCAACTGCTCCTTCGATATAAGCCTTGATTGGCTCGGTCAAATCAAATTGTTTTCCTACGATACTTGTGTTCATCTTGTCTCCTTTTCCTTACCCTTTTCGGGGTTGATAAAACAAGTATAACAAAACGAACCTTAAAGCAAAAGGAGGTTTGAAAGGCTAAGATTAGGGCTTTTGGATAGTGCGGCGATGAAGACGAATTGGCTCTGAGGAGATGTTGTTATCAGTATTCGTTGAAACAATTGTGTCGATGATAACGGTACGATTGGAGTCTGCTGTTTCAACCAAGTCACTAAGGATATTGCAGTTGTTATTGGAAGCTGTAGCCAAACCTCTCCCTAAGTAATTAATTGTGACATTGATGTCAAAAATGGCATTTGCTCCCGCTTTTGGGTATTGCGCATTAATAGCATTCAGACAACCATTAGTCGTGTTGATATCATGCCCACTAATCGCAAGAAGCGCGAACTCAGTGCCACTTTGCACGAGGAGTTCAGCTTGTTCTCTTAAAAAGAGATCGGTTGTTTGTTTGGTTGAGAAGCTCGAAAACGAGAGTGCAAGAGCGGCGATAGAAGCGACAAGCACTATAAAAATAATTGCGGTTATGAGTGTAAATCCTCTACGCATTAGAATATTACCTTTTCTTTACAGGCACTAAAATCAAAGTCGCCACTTTGGTTATTGTCATGAATACAAAGTTTGATACGCACAACATCTCCTTCTTGGCGAATTCTAAAGGTACTGACGTGTTCAGAAAGGACAGAGGTTGTTCCATTTGCTGTATATGTTTCGCCTTGCCAAGGTTGATAATTATAGACAAGCGTAAGGTTGAAATCACTGGCATTGCCAACAGGTACGAGTGCATAAGCGGTATGCGAGAGATAGTACTGCTCGAAGAGATCACCAGAACCAACACCATCGTTATCAAAATCGGTCAAATTGTCATCAGCAGGAATATGTAAGCGGGTATTGGCTCCAGCAACTTTCGAAACGCGAACCGTATAATTCCCACCACCTTGTGAATAGTAGCTGTTAACATTATAAAGAGGTTTAGAATTTTTGAAAATGAGAGCTGGTAAATTTCCATTTTCATTGTTCATATCGACGTCACCGTTTGTGAGTGCCAAAATGATATCGCGTGCAAAATCAAGTCTACTACCAGGTGTTTCCAATGTTCGTGTGGCAAGCTTGGTATTGTTACTATCCATATCGATAAATCCACTCCACCCTGGCACAACAGAAACACCATCATGTTCACCTAAAAAGCTTTCATTGCTAATGCCAATCCATTCAATCGTTCCATAAGTACCATCAGCACTTGGAAGAGGAACAATACTTCCTGGTTTGATAGCTCTTACACTATCTTTAATGCGGTATTGTAATCGTTTGGCTATTTGCTCTAGTACAATTTCTGTTTGGCTTTGCAGACGATTTATAGCGCGGGTACGCAAATAGTTTTTATATAAACTCGCCACAATCTCTGCTCCAATACTCGCCACAATACCAAAAACGACGATAACCATTACCAATTCTATCATAGTAAAAGCGGAGTGTTTTTTCATTGGTAAGGCCTTGATGGAAGAAGAGTTGATTCACCTATGTTGCATGAAAAAGCCCGTAAAGTTATAGCACTTTGTGCTCCAGCAACTTGAACAGAAATCGTTTTAATGTTGGTAATAGTTGCATTGTTGTCAGGATTTAACACAAAAGTTCCCAGCGTTGATGAAGTATAGTTTGCAGCATCTGCAGCATAGGTAACAGTCGTGGTTAAGTTAAGATCAAAAATATAATCTAAATTTTGAGCATCTTCGCCTGCTGTAACCGTTAGAGCAATAGCTGGCAAGCCACTAAAATCATCAATGTCATCTAAATCTCCACCATCAGAACCAATAGCAGACGCAGATCTATTATTTAGAGCTACTGTTGCATCATACAATTTACGTCTATTGTCGGCATTGATATGACCTATACGCTGATTGGTTGTTCCAATGCGTCCTAGTTCTGGATCGCCATTGGTAGTATCTAAAACAAACGAGCGCTGTGCAGTTGCATCATAGCTTTTATCATCCCATTCGTAGGTCAAAATATCGCCTATTTTGGCTTTCGCAGCAAGGATGGCTTCTTGTTGCATAGCAAAGGCATTGTTGTTTTGTACTTGGGTGAGAATGAGTGGTAAGCTCATGACGACTATGCCCATGACAACTATAGCAACAACTAATTCGAGCATCGACATTGCAGAACGCATTACCATTCCATCCTACGGTTCGTTCGTGTAGAAGTGTTAACATCCACAGTTTGACCAAGCTTTCCTTCTCCTGCCCA is a window from the Sulfurospirillum oryzae genome containing:
- a CDS encoding type II secretion system protein, which gives rise to MKKHSAFTMIELVMVIVVFGIVASIGAEIVASLYKNYLRTRAINRLQSQTEIVLEQIAKRLQYRIKDSVRAIKPGSIVPLPSADGTYGTIEWIGISNESFLGEHDGVSVVPGWSGFIDMDSNNTKLATRTLETPGSRLDFARDIILALTNGDVDMNNENGNLPALIFKNSKPLYNVNSYYSQGGGNYTVRVSKVAGANTRLHIPADDNLTDFDNDGVGSGDLFEQYYLSHTAYALVPVGNASDFNLTLVYNYQPWQGETYTANGTTSVLSEHVSTFRIRQEGDVVRIKLCIHDNNQSGDFDFSACKEKVIF
- a CDS encoding M16 family metallopeptidase; protein product: MSQEISQINVNGVEIPIVFEKDASLPLASIQLVVKNAGSMEDAHNEGVAKFLAAMLGEGTKEMGATAFAEELEFRAISLGAHSGVETLVFEASALKEQFPYAMDMLKKLLKSPNFTKESFDKIKLLTLGMLSNKESDFDYIANLNLQKLIFENTPFAHAYSGDVKSIKALKLKDVENFYKEHVNLESLIIVAGGDIELEEVKKLLLPVLAEIKHGKRRDMAYFDANKNAKELIVSKESEQAYIYFGAPFYMKSGDEEAYKAKVASFILGESGFGSRLMEEVRVKRGLAYSSYSRTSIGKSNSSFTGHLQTKNENLDEAKKVVAAEIKRFVDEGVTEDELAQAKRFLLGSEPLRNETLSQRLSRAFFEYYGGFELGHSKKQLEKIEKLSLEELNRFIKKHDEITALSFSVVTKREKP
- a CDS encoding type II secretion system protein, giving the protein MRRGFTLITAIIFIVLVASIAALALSFSSFSTKQTTDLFLREQAELLVQSGTEFALLAISGHDINTTNGCLNAINAQYPKAGANAIFDINVTINYLGRGLATASNNNCNILSDLVETADSNRTVIIDTIVSTNTDNNISSEPIRLHRRTIQKP
- a CDS encoding dehypoxanthine futalosine cyclase; this encodes MKRMSNEEALRLIREVDLNTLGEMALKRKMELHPENLTTFVVDRNINYTNVCWVDCKFCAFYRHHKEDESYVLSFEEIGQKIEELIEIGGTQILFQGGVHPKLKIEWYEELVEWISTNYPSITIHGFSAIEIDYIAKISKISYQEVLLRLQKKGLYSIPGAGAEILSDRVRDIIAPKKLGTEEWLGVHRAAHKIGMRSTATMMFGTLESDEEIIEHWEKIRELQDETDGFRAFIMWSFQSDHTKLKEEHPEIKKQSSNRYLRLLAVSRLYLDNFKNIQSSWVTQGSYIGQLALMFGANDLGSTMMEENVVKAAGAANRMNQAEMIKLIKDIGSIPAKRDTSYTILEKFA
- the hpf gene encoding ribosome hibernation-promoting factor, HPF/YfiA family, whose product is MNTSIVGKQFDLTEPIKAYIEGAVDALGKYNLDIISVRTVISADEKNGKKGFNVEFAINMAHKNTVVIQQKDKDVYAAVDLAIERAKKVLRRHHDKINTHKPIEGIVAVPEVVENAEGSDDEIVPMRLNSYKPVEVEDAMNELKASDRQFIVFHDMEDKFRVMYKKTDGRFGLY
- a CDS encoding type IV pilus modification PilV family protein → MRSAMSMLELVVAIVVMGIVVMSLPLILTQVQNNNAFAMQQEAILAAKAKIGDILTYEWDDKSYDATAQRSFVLDTTNGDPELGRIGTTNQRIGHINADNRRKLYDATVALNNRSASAIGSDGGDLDDIDDFSGLPAIALTVTAGEDAQNLDYIFDLNLTTTVTYAADAANYTSSTLGTFVLNPDNNATITNIKTISVQVAGAQSAITLRAFSCNIGESTLLPSRPYQ
- the recG gene encoding ATP-dependent DNA helicase RecG, whose protein sequence is MKNLDLDPIDKERFKKIGVVTLLDLALLLPHSYENTTLSPTPLLEQINTLHVKVISLKQSPKVFQILFYVEAWKTHLDGVIFAAKPYHKTLFKVGNELYINGKVQYNGGRMQMVQPKIVTTINTLIPKYKTTLQNKTVIALMECYLTLDALLNEGLHVKEAESILSLHRPSAKEASTISSFGYSESIQKVLKYVEIHNYLKKLSGKKVSFPSCAKLDGDEKPFIASLPFTLTTDQQKVIGEIKNDFLSENAAKRVIMGDVGCGKTMVILASVMMAYPKKSVLMAPTTVLANQLFEEAKKFLPLHVKSILVTQEAESKDPLENFDFIIGTHALLYRELPECALVMVDEQHRFGTKQRALLSALVSKQAWHPHYLQFSATPIPRTLSMIQSSLVDFSFIKMLPFPKDITTKVIVKKDFKALVEHLKSEIAHNHQCIIVYPLVEESEMVNYQSIDEGRGFWEKNFEKVYVTYGKDKNKEEILKAFKEEGNLLISTTVVEVGISLPRLSTIVIVGAERLGLASLHQLRGRVSRNGLKGYCYLYTNLAKSERLEKFSQTLDGFEIAELDLQYRQGGDVVEGSIQSGKKLVWFEMGSDEEILKEAKSRIEEAKSLPKA
- a CDS encoding AtpZ/AtpI family protein is translated as MSEEKKPKYGKLIEGAEQLSLGISIVVAVLIGIGVGMLMSNWFNTPWLLWVGVFWGVGGAILNVYKAYQKNVASLDELKDDVRYKKYQQPKDDDEDEDDK